The Mytilus edulis chromosome 4, xbMytEdul2.2, whole genome shotgun sequence nucleotide sequence atatttattacaaTTTAGGAAGATTCAAAAGAATCCCGTCCTAtctaaaatagtttaaaaaatgaaataagctGTAGTTTATAGTAAGACATCAGTTAAAATTTTTAGCTATCAAAAGTTTTTAAAGGATACTATGCTGGTTCTAAAAACTAAAGAGTTGATTGCTTTTTGAAATTAAAGCAGCTTATTGTTATTGACTTTtataatataaagtaaacaaacttattttcgcggatacatTATTTCGCGTTTGACCATTTCTTGCACATCTCGCGGCGATTTAATTTCACGATTAtcaaatttacttgatgtagttaAGTACGAAAAAATACAAGTTAACTACGAAAAAATACAAGCTTGACATaatcgcgacgatttatattcgcgttatttttctactcgcgaaagtcgcgaaaataaatcgctcgcgaaaattagttggtttacagtatgacATTAAGTATTCGATTattgttttgtgattttttatgatatattgtaAATACAGGTCACGTACTAAAATGAAGATATGAACAGTTTTAATCACACAGCTTTATgcacttgaaattttaaaacttctACCTGTATGTATACCTCTCTACTTAAAATATTTCAGGGAGGGAATATGCCATTATGGAGCTTACTGTTGTCATGGTACAGTATGCTGTTtgtgtgtacaggtaaatttgcGTTAAGCCAATAatgtatttattcatattttatttaatatgctaCCTTTATCGCTTTTTCGACAATTCAAAAATCTGATACACTTTGTGTTTATATTCACTAACATGCAAACAGTATAAAAACAAATCCTGAACTTCATAAATAATTGATTGTATTCTGTAATTTACTTTCGGTTTCTTCGGTTTAATGGATGTTAGGCTTCAAATGATACATCGACAAACTATCTTCACATTCTTAGTCATGATTACTTCATGTATGATATACcccgaatttttttttctgaacaacAAAGGTTTTTTTCcattaataaaaatgtttaatttgatATATACTGTGCATGACAAAAATCTTCCAAGTCTTGTTTCAGCGTTTTTCTATACTAAGGGTCCTCCATCTGGTTGCTGTTACCAGGGTAATAaaaagttattgtttttttttctattgtatctatGTTTGGAAGATGTACTGCAACTTAAATCTGTAATGGTCAATTTTTAAGTtacagttttatatattttatagatggtTGTAGGAGACGTTCCGACAATTCAAACAGAATAATCTTCAGAGTAAATAACGAAACCATCCCAGAAAATCATAGACTACATTGTACAGATAATGAGACACAAGATGTAGCCTGTTTGAATGGAGGATCATGCTTTGCTGTGTATGTAGAAGACAGAACAGTGCAATGTGCGTGAGTATctatattatatttgtattaaGTTCATTCGATAAATCGATACAACACCAAATCTAAAATGTAAATGAGAAAGTTTAGTAGAAGATGAAATTAAGATGAACTCGAGTTCAGGTGTGAAATCAGAAGAAGTTACAGCTCATGAGATAACATTGATTGTGCACATATTGTGCACATATTGTGCACATATGAATGTTAATATCAAAAAGAAATTAGCAAAACCTACTTTTACGTCAATTACTGTGACTTGACTGTTTGTGTTGCTCTCTACCTATTGCTGCTTATTCAAAATTCTTACCAATTtgcaatttgtttaaaaaaaatgaggttCGTGTTGAAGTTACAGTACGTTGTTGATAAGTTTCCATGGGATATAacctaaaacattatttttttttgacaaattagtCTAGTAAAAATTTATTATATCTCATGAACACTTTATAAAAACGTGTTGTTATTGCagacatattttactgaatataaaatgttttaactCAAATGATGTCTGATTCTTATGAAATAAAAGACTATCGAACAACAATTTAATGAAAGCTTAGTGTATCCTTTTGTATAGCCATTCAAAATTACTACCTATTACCTTCCGCATGACAATAAcaataaatttatatacaaacTGTTAAACTGATTTTACATAATAACATTGAAATGGAATTAAAGTAGTATAGGATTGTATGCTTTATTTTATCACCTGGCAATTTCACAACTTGAATGTGGTTTTCAACAGCAATTTATTGACATTTCTGACCAGTTAaacagtttggttttataaaaaaaatgcaatttagtCATAATTTTGAATAAGTTGCAACAGGTGGAGAGCTACTAATACAGTCAAGTCAAAGTAATGTAAACCAGTTTAAGGTTTTGTTTCCCAATTAATTGAACTATTGAAATATACAAATGCAATATATGATTGGTTTTCATTCATATTTCTCTTTCAGATGTTTAACTAAATATATTGGTAGTCGATGCGAAATGATAGATCCTGAAATTATATTTGAGCAATATGAAAGTAAGCTTTTTGactaattgattttatttaattcCAAAGTTTGAGAATAATATCTACAAACAgcataaaaaacgaaaaacgaagaacgaaaaaaaaaaactgtaacaatttatataaatatatactgcgTTGTCTTGTCAGTTGTATTCCATAGCAAGACGGTAAAGATCTGAATTATTTATCCAAGCCCAGcagtaattttgttttaaattcactTATAAATATAATCAACAATTTCATTGAATTAATTTGTGAACTTTACTGCATTTCAACTTAATAATTGGTTTGTCATTTTAACTGTTGGATTCTAGTGCTATGTTTATTCGACGCCTTGTATACTGTATAATTTTGAAacatgttattttgttatgatgTTCAACCATTCAGTAATGTATTGCAAGAAACAAATCGgcaataattcattaaaaaatatagcAAGCAGTTTCGTATTCATAAACACAAATACACATTTATGTATTTGTTAATGAAACACTGACTAAACGACattaacagacaaaataaatatagatGTCGACATACACTCATAATGGAAggacattcgtttgatgtgtttgagctttaaattttcgcatttgattatggactttccgttttgaatcttgctatttttgctattttacatttgtttttatattttcagcgAAAAGTCAGAGAAAAGTCAAAATTGCCTGCATTTCAGGTTTTGGTGGATTAGGCTACGTTTTACTTATTATTGTTTTagcaattgtttacaaaatatgtACAAAGAAGAGGTAAGTTTAGTTTCTCAATGAAACTTATAAAATACCTTACTCGTTCTTACTTTCAATAGAAAAACGTTTTTACATGTTCATATATATCCCTGCAGCATTTACACTTTAAGAAGAACATACCACTGTTAAATCTATGTTCATGATCTCGTTAATGGCATAAACTACATAACGTATGAAACGACAAGAAATAGATAtagaaataacaatttataaaaataaacaattataggtcaatgtacggccttcaacacggagccttggctcacaccgaacaataagctataaagggctccaaaattactagtgtaaaaccattcaaacgggaaaatcaacggtctaatctgtttaaaaaacgagaaacgagaaacgagaaacacgtataaattacataaacaaacgacaactactgtacatcagattcctgacttaggacagagggcaaacatttgcagcgggattaattgttttaatggtaccaaaccttctccctttttctgaaacaatattataacatcacaacatagaaaaacacatgataaaatatcaattggaaggcttaactcaatcaaaaaacgtaaatacacatatttattacattgatttccaagtgaaataaaaaccgataaattcacatgtgaaataaacgtggttgtTTTTTTAGTTGAAAGACATGTTTTTGCTTTGGTATCAATGTAACAGGCTTTGATTTAGTAATAGTACAAACATGTAACATCTACAACGCTGAGAATTCTGAGTCAATGGATAGGTTGCTATAGTTTATCAAACCAAACCATAAATAAAACCAAAACCATCAGtaccatcttcttttttttatttgcatcatAGTTATTGATGAAATGTACAATATTTAATGAGatgaaattttctcaaaattaaaacACACGCAATAAACCATAAACAAtctaaattacattttatttagcTTGTTTAATCATCATAGTTTCAAATTATAACGTCATCCTTCCGAACATTTTGGATGTAAAGGTTTTGTTTTGTCGCAGtacagtgtttctgttgttctgtagttttcctcttatacttgatgtgtttccgtttgtaacccggatttgttatcGCTTGTTATCGATTCATGACAATTGAGACGCGCTATACacctgttgcctttatttgaaccAACTTCATTAAATCCTATCACGATCACGATTCATAtctagaaatatatatttttttataaagtaatgCTAGGAAAGTGGTACATGCTCCTTATTATTCCTTGTGCTTTCTTTTTCAGTGATGATGTTCAAAACCGCGACCAATCAGCAACACCTTTGAACCCAAACGataataaacaaagaacacagaAAGCGATTAAAGAGACATCTTTAATCTAATGATAACTGTGTATCTATAACGAGATATGATTTCCTTAGCTGTGCAGTTTGGTGCAGAATAAGCGTAGCGTGAAATCAGCTGGAAAAAGTTTATTCGGCGTAACATCATGTTCATTCCATGTAAACGTCACGTTATGCGTTTAATGCAAAATTATCAAAGACACAAACAGTAAACGGGCGTTAAAACTCTGCATTAACATGAAAACCGCGCTTTTTAGATTAAACTATTCCAGACAAAGGATAACACGTGAACAGGAGACGTAGATACTTCTTTTGAATAGGCAAAGGCTGTGACATCATTGAAGCAAATTGCCATAAAAAGAAATCTTCGTTCATGTATACTCGTGTAACATATCTTCAATGcatgaatattttttaagaatttgttCTAAGGACCAACACCACTGACAAATCTGTAGTTGTCATTTAAAAATGACGTTCTTGTTTGAACATAGCACTatattaactgcttgataaaggATGGAAGTTATTTTTACATTTCACTAAATAGAACATCCATACACCTACATTTGTATGACTAAAGAAAAATCTTGCAAAATCTTGAGTTGTTTTATGTCAGTTTTGGGTTTTAACACCAATGCCAACTATCTGAATATACCTTCACCTCAATCACAAAGTATAAGTCGGTTGAAATTTTTAATCGAATTATATGATAATTGAAGACTTAACATTTTCCCTCTTAAGAATAGGTGTAAACTTGTTCAGTTCAATTGGATCAGATTCTATTATAGTTTGGAGaataaaagaagggcgaaagatatcaaaagGACAGTCAACATCATAAATCCAAAACGCgcaaaaaagaaacagacaaacagacaaataacagtatataAAACCCCTAAGACAAAACTAatgaataagcaacacgaaccccaccaaaaactgggggtgatctcaggtgctccggaagggtaagcagatcctgctccacatgtgggacCCGTCGATAAAACAtagataacatacatgtacaatgcaaAACCGATTATACAAGATATATCATCATGAATTCTAGATAACATTGATAAATACCAtttcattagtttaaacatattttattgttcaaaacaaatggattagaTTTCAACTTAGTTCCGTCTTCTccatttcatttatatttacgTTACTTTGTCTATGTTAGTGAAGTGAAGTTTAGCAGCATTTAAGTTCTTAATATAACTGTTTTTTTAGATTTGATAATTGTTCGCTTTAAAACTATATTTATAAACATCTTAATTTGTGTATAGATGCCAgcaggtgtttttttttacatttcactgCTTAAAAATAATGTGTTGTCATGAAAACGTCAATCAAGTATGCATTATACATTAAGCTTATACATTATGGAAGAATATTATGTTCCCGACAATTTTTGGGGAAATATTTTAATCATGTTCAAAGTATTTGTATGTACTTGATTTTATAAAGACAATTATTTTCAGGAGAGTTATGATAAAAGaatgtttattaaaattaatgttgaatgttaaatTATCGTGATTTgataacgtccagtgacaaatatttaaaGCAAAATCAGTTCAATTACTGAACGGTGAAATATATTTTCGGAATATTTATTCTGACACAATGAAATCAATTACATATTTTACACCACAAAAAGGGACCGGTAGGTTTACGCTATAAAGGGAGATATTATATACATTCTTTTataattctctgaaactgacattatgaAGATGATGTGTTTTTGTtggcaacatatttgttacgtttggaggaaaGTCGATAAAAAttgattatgatttttttgtttgacaacatatttgttacttttGGAGGacgtttgaatttaaaaaaacacaacaaaaaacgaCATTCCCATCGACACCAAATGAGCTTCCATTCTTGCctacttgttattttttcatctaAGTCTTACTTCATTAACAgcttcttattaaaaaaaaaagaaattaacaatgTCGTTAAACTTCACTTTCTTCTATATTGAGAATGTTTTCTCACTAAATAGTTCAAAGTTTTTGGCTATGTTGAATTCATCTATCCCATTAAACTTGAGATACAAGATACAATACATACTGTAAAATCTGGGTCATATttgaattacataaacaaataacaataagggtcggttgtaaacaaaaatttacgacacAAGAGATTATTTTAGCTTCTTCAGTGTTCACTTTCAATTTTCTGTCGCAACAGTCCAGCAACGCCTGCTTATGGAGTATATATATCTCAGTCgatacgatattccagtgctTGATTTTCTTATTATGATTCCTTTGATAAAGGTGGTTACTGGTCATTTGCTATAGTTCCTCCCTAATTTAATATGAATATGAAACACTGCTTTACAATAGATTTTAAAGGTGCTAGTTTACAAGGTAACGAATCAATAAGAAGAAATATCAACCTACCTGGACACCTTGACTCTTCATCGATCGGTATTGGCACTTCTGGATGCATTCAATGTTGATTTTGTTTACAAGGGTTGGTTTAAAGAACCTCTACATACTCGAGGCGAAAGCAAAGATctacattttctttataaatatgaacatttttctgaggaaaaaaaatctcaaaataaaactttacagtagccaagtttataaagtttataacaCTTATGGAATGTTATTTTGCATTTTCTGTTGTTTAggttatacaaatgtataatgtCATGTCTTTGAAATCTGTGATTCTCTGTGCttatacagcccttggatggggTACACTTCcaaaaaaaacgtgtatggtgtaatggtgtatggcatatggcATAATGGTGTAAGGTgaatggtgctatggtgtatggtgtaaggggaatggtgtaatggtgtttgaggaatggtgtgattgtgtaacgtgcgatcgggaatggtgtgaatgatggtgtacgacattttattggttgaaaacgaagttctttttatacccccgctttaaaaaagggggggtatactgttttacctctgtctgtccgtccgtcagtccgtccgtccgtccgtccgtccgtcagtcagtccgtcccatgaaactttcgtcacatttttctcaggaactacacatccaccctttctgtaatttggtatcaacatttatatatgtcagccataccgtgtgatgctttttcagattcatcactagacaacttcctgtttaccgaacacttgtatgattttacacatgatagccaagttgaaaattttcgtcacatttttctcaggaactacacatccaccctttctgtaatttggtatcaacatttatatatgtcagccataccgtgtgatgcgttttcagattcatcactagacaacttcctgtttaccgaacacttgtatgatgttacacatgacagccaagttgaaaattttcgtcacatttttctcaggaactacaatacaaggatttctgaaatttggtttcaggatttatataagtcagctataccgtgtgatgcgttttcagaatcatcactcgacaacttcctgtttaccgaacacttgcatatttttacactattaatattatccacttgcggcgggggtatcatcagtgagcagtagctcgcagtttcacttgttattttattttttcgaattgtaaacataaacaatattaataatcttaatatttgaaatttaattgcattatgggtaatttcggatcgtgtagattAAATAGGGAATGGtgcatggtgtaatgtgtaaggtgtatggtgcaaaagtgtaacgtgtatggtgtaatggtacaatgtgtatggtgtaatggtgtatggtgtatggtgtaaaggTGTATGATGTTaatgggaagtttacaccatccaggACTGTATCTAACACTTTTACGATAACGGTTCAAAAGTTGTATGCCCTATATTGGTATATTGGTATGTGACCAGAATTGTCTTTAAATATTTACCTTCAGAAAGTCGGTACGAAGAATTCTTCTGACagaataaatttgttttaaatacaatAATTGTTCGACAGATTTGAAGTTTTTGTACCAACAATCTTCTTTTATATAGGGAATACTTTTAATTAGAATAAACTATTAAAAGATCTAAGAAGCTAGAAGTTTTTATATCATGAATTCTAGTAAAAACGgaatgatgttttaaaattagtcAAAGTACAATTTACTGACGGACAGGAGTAAATACGACTTTATGAAAGAATGTAAAGACTTGCACTTTTTTTAACGAAGAGTATCGAGTTACCTATTTCAGCTCTATTTGTTAATTGGTATTTGAACATTGTGAATAATATAATTTTGGTGGGTCGCTGAAAAGGCAAATATGCGTAATATTTAAAATCGATATTAGGATTTGATAGTCATTGTAGacatttaaaacttttgttttgacATTAATTCAATTTACACGGATCTGTAGATTAAATGATCGGAATATCCACGAAAAAAATACTTCTTCTTGGAAGTCTTGCACGTTCTATTAGAATTGTTCATTAGCTTTTCGGAATGCAATGGTCAGTTATTAGCTAAAATATTGTAAGGTAAGTTCAGTATAAAGAGAGTTTGCGTAGGAACATAAATGTAATGCATCGAGGAATTACACAGAAACAATACATGTCGCGTCGTCATGTTTAATGTTACTCTGAAAAATCTGTACTAAAATTACGATAAATACATCAATGATATATCAAAAGAAGCtatattttttgctattttataTTTAGTATAGATATCTGTAAATATAAGCAATGAATCCAAATCCAAACAATAAATAACATTTAGCAGTAATAacaagaggctcttaagagcctgtttCCCTTACCTTGGTGAatgttcataataaaaaaatagacacagatggattcataacaaaacagtgtttttgtgatggtaATGTTTTTGTAGATCTCACTTTACTGAAAATTTCTGCTGCTTatgattatctctatctataataaacttgcccCAGTAGTAACAGTGgacattttttggtaaaaaatttacaaaaatttacaaaatttatgaaaattgtaaaaaaattactataaagggcagtaTCTCCTTGattggtcaattgaccattttggtcccgTTGACTTATTTGAAGGTCTTACTTTGATGCACATTtaactttttacagtttatctctatctataatgctattcaagatattaaccaaaagcTATAAAATCTTCtgaaaattatcaattcaggggcagcaacccaacaacaggttgtctgaatcgtctgacaatttcagggcagatagattttgacctgataaacaattttactctgtCAGAtgtgctcttaatgctttggtttcagagatatgtgccaaaatctacattttacccctatgttctattttaagtcatGGTAGTCATCTAGGTCAGTTGGCCGGTTCACCGAACAcagttttaaaactaaataccccaatgatgattgtggacaagacTGGGTAactttgtctcagtagtttcagaggagaatgttttgtaaaagattacaaaaatgtaagaaaaaatt carries:
- the LOC139519556 gene encoding uncharacterized protein isoform X1 codes for the protein MYTSLLKIFQGGNMPLWSLLLSWYSMLFVCTDGCRRRSDNSNRIIFRVNNETIPENHRLHCTDNETQDVACLNGGSCFAVYVEDRTVQCACLTKYIGSRCEMIDPEIIFEQYETKSQRKVKIACISGFGGLGYVLLIIVLAIVYKICTKKSDDVQNRDQSATPLNPNDNKQRTQKAIKETSLI
- the LOC139519556 gene encoding uncharacterized protein isoform X2, with product MPLWSLLLSWYSMLFVCTDGCRRRSDNSNRIIFRVNNETIPENHRLHCTDNETQDVACLNGGSCFAVYVEDRTVQCACLTKYIGSRCEMIDPEIIFEQYETKSQRKVKIACISGFGGLGYVLLIIVLAIVYKICTKKSDDVQNRDQSATPLNPNDNKQRTQKAIKETSLI